The Triticum aestivum cultivar Chinese Spring chromosome 3A, IWGSC CS RefSeq v2.1, whole genome shotgun sequence genome includes a region encoding these proteins:
- the LOC123058589 gene encoding rop guanine nucleotide exchange factor 9 has protein sequence MAANGGSLERRGSMRRSGSKVKEEPAAADHAAEEHASGPSDIEVIKEKFGKLLLGEDMSGSGKGVPSALALSNAVTNLAAAVFGEQRKLEPMAPDRKARWKKEVGWLLSVADQIVEFVAKKQVLDNGVEMEVMGTQQRRDLQSNIPALRKIDAMLLDYLDGFKDRTDFWYVKRDSCSDAEKEESTEKWWIPIVKVPPNGLAPASRGWIQHQKELVNQVLKAAMAINANCLMEMAIPESYLESLPKNGRASLGDALYRIITDVEFDPDDFLSTVDLTSEHKILDLKDRIEASVIIWNRKVHNKDGKSSWGSAVSQEKREQFEERAQTLLLIIKHRYPGIPQSSLDIAKIQENRDVGFALLESYSRVLESLAFNVMSRIEDVIVADNVAREKAKKDAPAGSSSEPAPQQVPDGPDSMTLLDFMGGNGDSEGRPDDQSPSAVDPAQDDGRLMKLPNIMTNLFMKTTQ, from the exons ATGGCGGCCAACGGCGGGTCGCTGGAGCGGCGGGGCTCCATGCGGCGGTCGGGGAGCAAGGTGAAGGAGGAGCCAGCGGCGGCCGACCATGCCGCCGAGGAGCACGCCTCGGGACCTTCCG ACATTGAAGTGATCAAGGAGAAGTTCGGCAAGCTGCTGCTCGGGGAGGACATGTCGGGGTCCGGCAAAGGCGTGCCGTCCGCGCTGGCCCTCTCCAACGCCGTCACTAATCTTGCAG CTGCTGTGTTCGGCGAGCAACGCAAGTTGGAGCCCATGGCGCCCGACAGAAAGGCGAGGTGGAAGAAAGAAGTGGGCTGGCTCCTGTCCGTGGCGGATCAGATCGTGGAGTTCGTCGCCAAGAAGCAAGTCCTGGACAACGGCGTCGAAATGGAG GTGATGGGCACGCAGCAGCGAAGGGATCTGCAGTCCAACATACCGGCGTTGCGCAAGATCGACGCCATGCTTCTC GATTACCTGGACGGCTTCAAGGACCGCACCGACTTTTGGTACGTAAAGCGCGACTCGTGCTCGGACGCCGAGAAAGAGGAGTCTACGGAGAAGTGGTGGATACCCATCGTGAAGGTCCCTCCCAACGGGCTGGCCCCGGCGTCCAGAGGCTGGATCCAGCACCAGAAGGAGCTGGTGAACCAGGTGCTCAAGGCGGCCATGGCCATCAACGCCAACTGCCTCATGGAGATGGCCATCCCAGAGTCCTACCTAGAGTCGCTGCCCAAG AACGGGCGGGCGAGCCTCGGGGACGCGCTGTACCGGATCATCACGGACGTGGAGTTCGACCCGGACGACTTCCTGTCGACGGTGGACCTGACGTCGGAGCACAAGATCCTGGACCTCAAGGACCGCATCGAGGCGTCGGTCATCATCTGGAACAGGAAGGTGCACAACAAGGACGGCAAGTCCTCGTGGGGCTCCGCCGTCAGCCAGGAGAAGCGGGAACAGTTCGAGGAGCGGGCGCAGACGCTGCTGCTCATCATCAAGCACAGGTACCCCGGCATCCCCCAGTCCAGCCTCGACATCGCAAAGATACAAGAAAACAGG GACGTGGGATTTGCTCTCCTGGAGAGCTACTCCAGGGTCCTCGAGAGCCTGGCCTTCAACGTCATGTCCAGGATAGAGGACGTGATCGTCGCCGACAACGTGGCCAGGGAGAAGGCCAAGAAGGACGCGCCGGCCGGCTCGAGCTCGGAGCCCGCCCCCCAGCAAGTCCCCGACGGGCCGGACAGCATGACGCTGCTCGACTTCATGGGCGGGAACGGCGACTCGGAGGGGAGGCCCGACGACCAGTCCCCGTCGGCGGTGGACCCGGCGCAGGACGACGGGAGGCTCATGAAGCTGCCCAACATCATGACCAACCTTTTTATGAAAACGACACAGTGA